From a region of the Candidatus Palauibacter polyketidifaciens genome:
- a CDS encoding MBL fold metallo-hydrolase, translating to VDDQFAPLADKIRDALREVGQSEEAAQPQFILNTHFHGDHTGGNAEFGDASTIVAHTNVRSRLKAGGSPDVALPVVTFDDALSIHFNGEEIRAFHIPHGHTDGDALIHFTGSNVLHMGDDYFSGLFPFVDIDSGGSVEGLEKAVAQVLDNVPADIHIIPGHGPLSTVDDLRTYHRMITETIAMVRGKIDAGMSSEEIQSEGVAEEWADWSWQFISTERWLDTVHRSLSGAAGAENVEHGHGHGHGHGHH from the coding sequence TGGTCGACGACCAGTTCGCGCCGCTGGCGGACAAGATCCGTGACGCGCTGCGCGAGGTGGGACAGTCGGAGGAGGCGGCGCAACCGCAGTTCATCCTCAACACCCACTTCCACGGCGATCACACGGGCGGCAACGCCGAGTTCGGAGACGCCTCCACGATCGTCGCGCATACGAACGTGCGCTCGAGGCTCAAGGCGGGCGGATCGCCCGACGTGGCCCTGCCCGTCGTCACCTTCGACGACGCCCTCTCCATCCACTTCAACGGCGAGGAGATCCGGGCGTTCCACATCCCGCACGGACACACCGACGGGGACGCGCTCATCCACTTCACGGGCTCGAACGTCCTCCACATGGGAGACGACTACTTCTCCGGCCTCTTCCCCTTCGTCGACATCGACAGTGGAGGGAGCGTGGAGGGACTCGAGAAAGCGGTGGCACAGGTGCTCGACAACGTGCCGGCGGACATCCACATCATCCCCGGACACGGTCCGCTCTCCACCGTGGACGACCTGCGGACGTACCACCGCATGATCACCGAGACGATCGCGATGGTCCGCGGCAAGATCGACGCGGGAATGAGCAGTGAAGAGATCCAGAGCGAGGGCGTCGCCGAGGAGTGGGCGGACTGGAGCTGGCAGTTCATCTCGACGGAACGCTGGCTCGACACCGTGCACCGCAGCCTTTCCGGAGCCGCGGGCGCCGAGAACGTCGAACACGGCCACGGCCACGGCCACGGCCATGGCCACCACTAA